A window of Thermosynechococcus sp. NK55a contains these coding sequences:
- a CDS encoding PP2C family serine/threonine-protein phosphatase has product MNPPAPNLICPECGTANSIHQVECHHCQVPLLKRYLWAIGSALDHYSVGELVGDRYLVQGKHLLLDLLPGEPAPSVDNTAQLYRPYLRLFPKRPHVPELFGALSLPEGELLLLEHAPVSCIDIADAKVVPGLTHAAPLTTIWDKANLVRRLNWLWQIISLWPALVAENVALTLLNPQLLRAEGSLVRLLQLQAGNNPTLADLGQFWQTHFNFTDQGENFQQAFTILCQQMQDPREAAPESVRQTLEVLFQQALDDLGYEYHYDIASRSDQGPSRSRNEDKCLPQTDLADQSRVLALVCDGVGGHEGGDVASGLAIDILAETLKSLNLLETPPATVEQAIQTAIHATNDAINQRNDTEQRHERQRMGTTVVGALIEHAHLYLAHIGDSRAYWINRWGCYQLTLDDDVASRDVRLGMSTYHQALELPYGGSLVQALGMAPSQHLHPTVERFLLDEEGILLLCSDGLSDFNRVETYWRQYLLPVLQGRVSLTAAAEQLIDLANRLNGHDNVTVVLIHCRVKNTAGVLDLDYSNIVCQGELPEVTDITMGYVPPPEPSELNLTVSQVLESPQPQLQQVHKLGSQGWLLLLIAVGVATAAFSFLAVMTSMNRSNTVEKPSSSPLIAPK; this is encoded by the coding sequence ATGAATCCACCTGCCCCTAATCTTATTTGCCCGGAGTGTGGCACAGCCAATTCCATTCACCAAGTTGAGTGTCACCACTGTCAGGTGCCACTCCTAAAACGCTATTTGTGGGCCATTGGCTCCGCTTTGGATCACTATAGCGTCGGTGAGCTGGTGGGCGATCGCTACTTGGTGCAAGGCAAACACTTGCTCTTGGACTTATTGCCGGGGGAGCCAGCCCCCAGTGTGGACAATACTGCCCAACTTTACCGTCCCTACCTACGTCTATTTCCCAAGCGTCCCCATGTTCCAGAACTCTTTGGCGCGCTTTCCCTCCCAGAAGGAGAACTGTTGCTCCTTGAGCATGCCCCCGTCAGTTGCATTGACATTGCCGATGCCAAAGTTGTCCCCGGCCTGACCCATGCCGCTCCCCTCACCACCATCTGGGACAAAGCCAATTTAGTGCGCCGCCTCAACTGGTTATGGCAAATCATCTCCCTTTGGCCAGCGCTGGTGGCAGAAAATGTAGCTCTCACACTCCTCAATCCCCAGCTTTTGCGAGCCGAGGGTTCCCTGGTGCGGCTTCTGCAACTGCAAGCAGGCAATAATCCTACTTTGGCTGACCTTGGCCAATTCTGGCAAACCCATTTCAACTTTACCGATCAAGGGGAAAACTTTCAGCAGGCCTTCACAATCCTGTGTCAACAAATGCAGGATCCTCGGGAAGCCGCCCCTGAATCTGTGCGCCAAACCCTAGAGGTCCTCTTTCAACAGGCTCTCGATGACCTTGGTTATGAGTACCACTACGATATTGCCAGCCGCTCCGACCAGGGGCCTAGTCGCAGTCGCAATGAGGATAAGTGCTTGCCCCAGACTGACCTTGCCGATCAGTCACGGGTTTTGGCCTTGGTGTGCGATGGTGTGGGGGGCCATGAAGGCGGCGATGTGGCCTCAGGCTTGGCCATTGACATCCTGGCGGAAACCCTCAAATCCCTTAATCTTCTAGAGACCCCTCCCGCCACAGTGGAGCAAGCGATTCAAACAGCCATTCACGCCACTAATGATGCGATCAATCAACGCAATGATACGGAGCAGCGCCACGAGCGCCAGCGCATGGGAACCACGGTTGTCGGTGCCCTGATTGAACACGCCCATCTTTACCTTGCCCACATTGGGGACAGCCGCGCCTACTGGATCAACCGCTGGGGCTGCTACCAACTCACCCTCGATGACGATGTGGCCAGCCGCGATGTGCGCTTGGGAATGAGTACCTACCATCAAGCCCTGGAGTTGCCCTATGGTGGCTCCTTGGTGCAAGCTTTGGGCATGGCACCCTCCCAGCATCTCCACCCCACGGTTGAGCGCTTTTTGCTGGATGAAGAGGGAATTCTGCTGCTGTGTTCCGACGGTCTCAGCGACTTTAACCGCGTGGAAACCTACTGGCGACAGTACCTGCTGCCTGTACTCCAAGGTCGGGTTTCCCTTACTGCTGCTGCTGAACAACTGATTGATCTTGCCAATCGCCTCAATGGCCATGACAATGTAACGGTGGTGCTCATTCACTGTCGGGTAAAGAATACAGCCGGTGTCCTTGACTTGGACTATAGCAACATTGTCTGTCAAGGGGAGCTGCCAGAGGTGACAGACATTACAATGGGCTACGTCCCTCCACCCGAGCCATCAGAACTCAATCTGACGGTTTCCCAAGTTCTGGAATCCCCTCAACCCCAACTGCAGCAAGTCCATAAACTTGGTTCCCAAGGGTGGCTGCTCCTGCTGATTGCTGTGGGTGTTGCCACTGCTGCCTTTAGCTTTCTGGCTGTTATGACTTCTATGAATCGGTCTAATACTGTAGAAAAGCCCTCATCCTCACCGTTGATCGCCCCCAAGTGA
- a CDS encoding diguanylate cyclase domain-containing protein, producing the protein MEQLSSGLNLQALVQTHFVSIAPGDSFNNILQGLQESQGSGLVVEEQGQFRGLITQREVIRALGKGYSPQEITAERIMLPSDYCLSLKDLDHLLGVLGRFRHLGVDALAVVNDSQGVEGLLTRQALRERLRPADLLRIKRVVEVMVSDVATITAEASLQEAVVLMSERGVTSLVVPEETSSGVLPRGIITEKDIFQALHSQGGVLTGTVGSIMSQPVLTVKPDQSLWQVNHLLQEHQVRRVVVVDDDGHMVGIVTQSNLLAAIDITEAQGVIQVLTQELSKATAELRWQLSRQQAITAAITESEQRYNTLISHLPVALYRRDRDRLWQFNYVSDQIYQLTGYFPQDLPDWRQIVPPPDLILAEREIEQAIQQQRAYSTTYRIRHRDGCFRYLSDRGQFDPYSQMLHGVLVDVSDQKRTEERLKTSLEREMIVSTIIQDIRQSIRLEEILQRAVTSIQQLLLSDRVLIYRFLADGSGIVAVEATALPQYSILGRVIHDPCFTKETAQRFLEGRTLTISDVNQAQLQDCYRELLTSLQVQANLVVPLLQGQNLWGLLIAHHCRSPRLWEREELFLLQRIAEPLTVALQQAEMYEALEQANANLQQMVYIDSLTDIGNRRCFDELFPKEWRRCQRAQKPLSLIMVDIDCFKAYNDHYGHLQGDEILKQVAQILESHLQRAGDLATRFGGEEFALILPDTDHRGAIHIAENIQAALAAANITHAKSTVGPKLTASFGIATTVPSPDHTPERLLHLADQCLYEAKTRGRDRWVAKEL; encoded by the coding sequence ATGGAGCAATTGAGTTCAGGCTTAAATTTGCAAGCCTTAGTGCAAACGCACTTTGTTTCAATTGCTCCAGGGGATTCCTTCAATAACATTCTCCAAGGCTTACAGGAAAGTCAGGGTTCTGGCCTTGTTGTAGAGGAGCAGGGGCAGTTTCGGGGATTGATCACCCAACGGGAAGTGATCCGCGCCCTTGGCAAGGGCTACTCTCCCCAGGAGATAACTGCTGAGCGGATCATGCTGCCATCGGACTACTGTTTGAGCCTCAAGGATCTGGATCATCTCCTGGGGGTTCTCGGGCGTTTTCGTCATCTGGGCGTGGATGCCCTGGCAGTGGTCAATGACTCTCAAGGGGTTGAAGGACTGCTGACCCGCCAAGCGCTGCGTGAGCGCTTGCGCCCTGCGGATCTGCTGCGGATCAAGCGGGTAGTGGAGGTGATGGTATCTGATGTGGCCACTATTACGGCTGAGGCTTCGTTACAGGAGGCAGTTGTTCTGATGAGCGAACGGGGTGTCACCAGTTTGGTGGTTCCTGAGGAAACATCCTCTGGTGTGCTGCCGCGCGGCATTATTACGGAAAAGGATATTTTTCAGGCACTGCATAGCCAAGGGGGAGTGCTCACAGGAACCGTCGGCAGTATTATGTCCCAGCCCGTGCTGACCGTCAAGCCCGATCAAAGTTTGTGGCAGGTGAATCATTTGCTCCAGGAGCATCAAGTGCGTCGCGTCGTGGTTGTGGACGATGATGGCCACATGGTAGGAATTGTGACCCAGAGCAATCTTTTGGCGGCCATTGACATCACTGAGGCTCAAGGGGTGATTCAGGTGCTAACACAGGAACTCAGCAAGGCAACGGCGGAACTGCGCTGGCAACTGTCGCGGCAACAGGCAATTACGGCGGCAATTACGGAGAGTGAACAGCGCTATAACACCCTCATTAGTCACTTACCTGTTGCCCTCTATCGGCGCGATCGCGATCGCCTGTGGCAATTCAACTATGTCAGCGACCAAATTTACCAGCTCACGGGTTACTTTCCCCAAGATTTACCCGACTGGCGGCAAATTGTCCCACCTCCGGATCTGATCCTGGCTGAACGGGAGATTGAGCAGGCCATTCAGCAACAGCGGGCCTACAGTACCACCTACCGCATTCGACATCGGGATGGCTGTTTCCGCTACTTGAGCGATCGCGGGCAGTTTGACCCCTACAGTCAAATGCTCCATGGCGTCCTTGTGGATGTATCGGATCAAAAGCGTACAGAGGAGCGATTAAAAACTTCCCTAGAGCGGGAAATGATTGTCAGCACCATCATTCAGGACATTCGCCAGTCCATTCGCCTAGAGGAGATTTTGCAGCGGGCGGTAACCAGCATCCAACAACTGCTGCTGAGCGATCGCGTGCTGATTTACCGCTTTTTAGCGGATGGCAGTGGTATAGTTGCCGTGGAGGCCACCGCCCTACCCCAGTACTCAATTTTGGGTCGAGTGATCCACGATCCGTGTTTTACCAAAGAAACAGCGCAGCGGTTTTTGGAAGGGCGCACGCTGACCATTAGCGATGTCAACCAAGCGCAACTCCAGGATTGCTATCGTGAGTTACTGACTAGCTTGCAGGTGCAGGCCAATCTGGTGGTGCCCCTGCTGCAGGGCCAGAACCTGTGGGGACTCCTCATTGCTCACCATTGTCGCAGCCCTCGCCTGTGGGAGCGGGAGGAGTTGTTCCTACTGCAGCGGATTGCTGAACCCTTGACGGTGGCCCTACAACAGGCGGAGATGTACGAAGCCCTAGAGCAGGCCAATGCCAATCTCCAGCAAATGGTGTATATTGACAGTCTCACGGATATTGGCAATCGCCGCTGTTTTGATGAATTATTCCCAAAGGAATGGCGACGCTGCCAACGGGCGCAAAAACCCTTAAGTTTAATCATGGTGGATATTGATTGTTTTAAGGCCTACAACGACCACTATGGTCATTTGCAGGGGGATGAGATTCTCAAGCAGGTGGCACAAATTTTGGAAAGCCATTTACAGCGGGCGGGGGATTTGGCCACCCGCTTTGGCGGGGAAGAGTTTGCTCTGATCCTACCCGATACCGATCACAGGGGAGCTATTCATATTGCTGAGAATATCCAAGCAGCGCTGGCTGCAGCCAATATCACCCATGCAAAAAGTACAGTGGGGCCGAAACTAACGGCCAGTTTTGGGATTGCGACAACCGTCCCTAGCCCTGACCATACCCCAGAAAGGCTCTTGCATCTGGCGGATCAGTGTCTCTATGAAGCAAAAACCCGCGGGCGCGATCGCTGGGTGGCTAAGGAGCTATAG